One part of the Cyclobacteriaceae bacterium genome encodes these proteins:
- a CDS encoding zinc carboxypeptidase, whose amino-acid sequence MKKHFVLALLLVSCLVAVAQQQLLPPNQFLGYELGERFTRHHRVVEYFQHVASAVPTIELYKYGETYEYRPLVYAVIASTENYARLEQIRLDNLRRTGLAEGTPSTKVAIVWLSYNVHGNEASSLEACMQTLYELADPNNAKSREWLKNTVVIIDPCINPDGRDRYANFYNQYGNRPANSSGDAREHREPWPGGRSNHYWFDLNRDWAWLTQIESQQRVKIYNQWMPHVHVDFHEQGYNNPYYFAPAAEPYHEVITPWQREFQVTIGKNHAKYFDQQGWLYFTKEVFDLYYPSYGDTYPTYNGAIGMTYEQAGGGFGGLSITTREGDPLTLKDRLTHHHTTGISTVEVTSVNATRVVDEFEKYFRENNSSPSSPYKTYVIKGDNNPDKIQRLASWMDAHGIKYGHPSAGKATRGFDYTSQATQSFNVSTEDIVINIFQPKSRFITTLFEPQSKLPDSVTYDITAWNLMYAYGLKGYALNERINPGKNYVAKEAANTPVNQKPYAYIFRYQSLADVEFLCALMNNGVKVRSSLKPFKVNGESFDAGSLVVTQRNNEGIPNFDQLVQSLARAKNRKWFAASTGFVDSGKDFGSGYVNYLKAPRIAALVGDQTSSLSAGATWHFFEQELKYPITQIGTDYFNSIELRNYDVLLVPEGRYRMFNEETLKSVQDWVSNGGRLILVSGALNAFADKNGFALKKYATEEAKKEAEKKDKEEQTKDVLMPYDAAERKAISQSISGAIYKITLDKTHPLAFGLGDTYYTLKTNELYFDYLQGGWNVGVIKGKAKPVQGFAGHKINKKMDNSFVFGVEDKGRGQIVYFVDDPLFRNFWENGKMLFANAVFMVGQ is encoded by the coding sequence ATGAAAAAGCATTTTGTCCTGGCCTTACTTCTTGTTTCCTGCCTGGTAGCCGTTGCCCAGCAACAGTTGCTACCACCTAATCAGTTTTTGGGATATGAACTTGGCGAGCGCTTTACCCGTCATCACCGCGTAGTAGAGTATTTTCAACACGTTGCCAGTGCCGTTCCTACTATTGAATTGTATAAGTATGGCGAAACATATGAATACCGCCCACTGGTGTATGCCGTTATTGCATCAACCGAAAATTATGCCCGGCTGGAACAAATCCGGCTGGACAACCTGAGACGAACCGGGTTAGCTGAAGGTACGCCTTCCACCAAAGTAGCCATTGTGTGGCTGAGCTATAACGTTCATGGTAATGAGGCCAGCTCGTTGGAAGCTTGCATGCAAACATTGTATGAGTTGGCCGACCCGAACAATGCAAAATCAAGAGAGTGGTTAAAGAATACAGTGGTAATCATCGACCCGTGCATCAATCCCGATGGGCGCGACCGGTATGCAAACTTTTATAACCAATACGGTAATCGTCCGGCTAATTCCAGTGGCGATGCACGCGAACACCGCGAGCCGTGGCCCGGTGGACGAAGCAATCATTACTGGTTCGACTTAAACCGCGATTGGGCATGGCTTACGCAGATTGAATCGCAGCAGCGTGTAAAAATTTATAATCAATGGATGCCCCATGTGCATGTTGATTTTCACGAACAAGGATATAACAACCCGTATTACTTTGCGCCTGCTGCAGAACCCTATCATGAAGTGATTACCCCGTGGCAGCGCGAATTCCAGGTTACCATCGGTAAAAACCATGCAAAGTATTTCGATCAGCAAGGTTGGCTGTATTTTACCAAAGAAGTGTTTGACTTGTATTACCCTAGTTATGGCGATACCTACCCTACGTACAATGGGGCCATAGGCATGACCTATGAGCAAGCCGGAGGTGGTTTTGGCGGATTATCCATTACCACCCGCGAGGGTGATCCGTTAACCTTAAAAGACAGGCTCACGCATCATCACACTACCGGAATCTCCACGGTTGAAGTAACGTCTGTTAATGCTACCCGCGTGGTGGATGAATTTGAAAAATATTTCAGGGAGAACAATTCCAGTCCATCATCGCCCTATAAAACCTATGTGATCAAAGGCGATAATAATCCTGATAAAATTCAACGCCTTGCTTCATGGATGGATGCCCATGGCATTAAGTACGGTCATCCATCTGCCGGAAAGGCAACACGAGGTTTTGATTACACTTCACAGGCCACCCAAAGTTTCAACGTAAGCACGGAGGATATTGTAATTAATATCTTTCAACCGAAGTCAAGATTTATTACCACGTTGTTTGAACCACAATCCAAACTCCCTGACTCCGTAACATACGATATTACTGCGTGGAATTTAATGTACGCTTACGGGTTGAAAGGATATGCACTGAATGAACGCATCAATCCCGGAAAAAATTATGTGGCGAAAGAGGCGGCCAATACGCCAGTCAATCAAAAACCGTATGCCTATATCTTCCGCTACCAGAGTCTGGCCGATGTTGAATTTTTATGTGCCCTGATGAATAACGGAGTTAAGGTGCGTTCATCGTTAAAGCCTTTCAAAGTAAACGGTGAGAGTTTTGACGCGGGCTCGCTCGTTGTTACGCAGCGAAACAATGAAGGAATTCCAAATTTCGATCAGCTTGTTCAGTCGCTTGCGCGCGCAAAAAACAGAAAGTGGTTTGCGGCAAGCACAGGCTTTGTCGATAGCGGAAAAGATTTCGGATCAGGCTATGTAAATTATTTGAAAGCCCCCCGCATAGCGGCATTGGTGGGCGATCAAACCTCATCGTTATCGGCTGGCGCTACGTGGCATTTCTTTGAGCAGGAGTTAAAATATCCCATCACGCAAATCGGTACCGATTATTTTAATTCGATAGAACTTAGAAATTATGATGTGTTGCTGGTGCCGGAAGGCCGTTACCGGATGTTTAATGAAGAAACATTAAAGTCGGTGCAGGATTGGGTTTCCAATGGCGGACGATTGATTCTTGTTTCCGGGGCACTAAATGCTTTTGCCGATAAAAATGGTTTTGCGTTGAAGAAGTATGCCACCGAAGAGGCAAAAAAAGAAGCTGAAAAGAAGGACAAGGAAGAGCAAACCAAAGATGTATTGATGCCATACGATGCCGCAGAACGCAAGGCCATATCACAATCTATTTCAGGGGCTATTTACAAGATCACACTGGATAAAACCCATCCGCTAGCCTTTGGGTTGGGAGATACATATTACACCCTTAAAACAAACGAGTTGTACTTTGACTATTTACAAGGCGGCTGGAACGTTGGCGTAATAAAAGGCAAAGCAAAACCGGTGCAGGGATTTGCCGGCCACAAAATCAACAAGAAAATGGACAACAGTTTTGTGTTTGGTGTGGAAGATAAAGGCCGCGGACAGATTGTTTACTTTGTTGATGATCCGCTGTTCCGTAATTTCTGGGAGAATGGTAAGATGTTATTCGCGAATGCGGTGTTTATGGTGGGGCAATAG
- the tpx gene encoding thiol peroxidase, translated as MAQTKLGENVVNTAGDLPKVGSAAPDFILTGSDMKEVTLNQFSGKNLVLNIFPSIDTGVCANSVREFNKRAAGLHNTTVLCVSKDLPFAMKRFCGAEGITNVLTATDFRNRGFSTAYGVELIDGGFAGLLARAVIVIDSTGKVKYTELVPAIGQEPNYDAALAAL; from the coding sequence ATGGCACAGACCAAGCTTGGCGAAAATGTAGTAAACACCGCAGGTGATTTACCTAAAGTAGGATCTGCCGCTCCGGATTTTATACTTACCGGCAGCGATATGAAAGAAGTAACCTTAAATCAGTTTTCCGGAAAAAATCTTGTCCTTAACATTTTTCCATCCATCGACACGGGAGTGTGTGCAAATTCTGTTCGTGAGTTCAACAAGCGCGCGGCCGGTTTGCACAACACCACAGTATTGTGCGTGTCAAAAGACCTGCCCTTTGCCATGAAGCGCTTTTGTGGTGCTGAAGGCATTACCAATGTATTAACCGCTACGGATTTCAGGAACCGCGGCTTTTCTACGGCTTACGGTGTGGAACTGATTGACGGAGGTTTTGCGGGCCTTCTCGCCCGTGCCGTAATAGTAATCGACAGCACGGGTAAAGTAAAATATACAGAACTGGTTCCTGCAATAGGCCAGGAACCCAATTATGACGCAGCATTGGCAGCGCTTTGA
- a CDS encoding zinc-dependent metalloprotease: MKKLLLFPFVFVLSVAFAQKKKNETQPAPTPQATGIAAKVSGMKHNPGYFDFYYDEKQDKIFLVIDKFDTEFLYVNSLPAGIGSNDIGLDRGQLGDERIVKFERRGPKVLMIQPNYRFRAITANVDERNAVEQAFAQSVLWGFPVTAEEKDKVLVDATDFYLQDAHDVIGRLRSQQQGNYSLDKSRSAFYLPRTKNFPQNTEVEVTLTFTGQATGGYIRSVTPTPNSVTVRQHHSFVQLPDSNYKPRKFDPRAGYFGTSFYDYATPIHEPIEKRFINRHRLEKKDPSATISDPVKPIVYYLDRGTPEPIRSALLDGARWWNQAFEAAGFINAFRVEMMPEDADPMDVRYNVIQWVHRSTRGWSYGASVSDPRTGEIIKGHVSLGSLRVRQDFLIAEGLLAPYADGRTVPPEMQQMALARLRQLSAHEVGHTIGIAHSYASSTENLASVMDYPHPIATLKDGKIDLSKAYDDKIGAWDKVAVMYGYSHFPEGTDEEAALEKIIQDGLKQGLTFLSDQDARPTGGAHPFAHLWDNGKDAADELNRVMQVRTLALKNFGEKNIREGTPMALLEEALVPIYFFHRYQTEATSKIIGGLNYRYALRGDGQPVTEMVSPAQQQKALDALLNTVAPQALSLPADLIKNIPPHPTGYPRTREVMRTRTDLVFDPLAYAESASDMVFGLIFHPARATRLVQHNALYNQQPSLENVIDKIINTTFKSANKSGYEGLLQMTVNHSVLNNLIKLNNNQNASAQARAIASLKIDQLKTWLTEKVKATSNESWKAHYAYALSLIQVFRENPEKYEAENLLTPPPGQPIGQQEDYCRW, translated from the coding sequence ATGAAAAAATTACTGCTTTTCCCTTTTGTTTTTGTTCTCTCCGTAGCCTTTGCCCAGAAAAAGAAAAACGAAACACAACCTGCTCCTACGCCACAAGCCACCGGCATTGCCGCCAAAGTATCAGGTATGAAGCACAACCCGGGCTACTTCGATTTTTACTACGATGAAAAGCAGGATAAAATCTTTTTAGTCATTGATAAGTTTGATACCGAATTCCTGTACGTAAACTCGCTACCAGCCGGCATAGGCTCAAACGACATTGGGCTGGATCGCGGCCAACTTGGCGATGAACGCATTGTAAAGTTCGAACGCAGGGGACCAAAAGTTTTAATGATTCAACCCAACTATCGCTTTCGCGCGATCACTGCTAATGTGGATGAACGCAACGCAGTAGAACAAGCCTTTGCACAATCCGTATTGTGGGGCTTTCCGGTTACCGCAGAAGAAAAAGACAAGGTGCTGGTTGATGCAACAGACTTTTATTTACAGGATGCTCACGATGTAATCGGAAGACTGCGAAGTCAACAACAAGGAAATTATTCGTTGGACAAATCGCGGTCAGCATTTTATCTACCCCGCACAAAAAATTTTCCACAAAACACCGAAGTTGAAGTAACGCTCACCTTCACCGGTCAGGCTACCGGTGGTTACATTCGCAGTGTAACACCCACACCCAACAGCGTTACCGTGCGGCAACATCACTCGTTTGTGCAGTTACCCGATAGCAACTACAAGCCACGCAAATTCGATCCGCGGGCAGGATACTTCGGCACTTCTTTTTATGACTACGCCACGCCCATCCATGAGCCGATTGAAAAGCGTTTCATCAACCGTCACCGGCTGGAAAAGAAAGACCCTTCGGCCACCATCAGCGATCCGGTTAAGCCCATTGTATACTACCTCGATCGTGGCACACCTGAACCTATTCGCTCAGCGTTGCTGGATGGCGCCCGTTGGTGGAACCAGGCGTTTGAAGCGGCCGGGTTCATTAATGCTTTTCGGGTTGAAATGATGCCCGAAGATGCCGACCCGATGGATGTGCGCTACAATGTTATTCAATGGGTGCACCGCTCCACACGAGGCTGGTCGTATGGCGCATCCGTGAGCGATCCGCGCACCGGTGAAATCATTAAAGGCCATGTGTCGCTGGGTTCACTTCGCGTGCGTCAGGATTTCTTGATTGCCGAAGGACTGCTGGCTCCCTATGCCGATGGCCGCACCGTTCCGCCTGAGATGCAGCAAATGGCGCTGGCCCGCCTGCGCCAGCTTTCTGCCCATGAAGTTGGTCACACCATTGGTATTGCCCATAGCTATGCCTCCAGCACCGAAAACCTTGCTTCGGTAATGGACTATCCGCATCCTATTGCCACCCTTAAAGATGGTAAGATTGATTTGAGCAAAGCTTACGATGATAAAATCGGGGCATGGGATAAAGTGGCCGTGATGTATGGTTATTCGCATTTCCCGGAAGGGACGGATGAAGAGGCTGCACTGGAAAAAATTATCCAGGATGGGCTAAAGCAGGGGCTTACTTTTTTATCCGATCAGGATGCACGGCCAACCGGTGGTGCCCACCCGTTTGCACATTTGTGGGATAATGGAAAAGATGCAGCCGATGAATTAAACCGGGTGATGCAGGTGCGAACGCTGGCACTCAAAAACTTTGGCGAGAAAAATATACGCGAAGGAACACCGATGGCCTTATTGGAAGAAGCGCTTGTCCCCATCTACTTTTTTCACCGCTATCAAACAGAAGCCACCTCAAAAATTATTGGAGGATTAAATTATCGCTATGCACTGCGCGGAGATGGACAACCGGTAACCGAAATGGTTTCTCCGGCACAGCAACAAAAAGCATTGGACGCATTACTTAATACTGTCGCACCGCAAGCCCTTTCGCTACCGGCAGATTTAATCAAAAACATCCCTCCTCATCCAACAGGCTACCCACGAACACGGGAAGTAATGCGCACCCGCACCGATCTAGTGTTTGATCCGTTGGCCTATGCAGAGAGTGCTTCCGACATGGTGTTTGGATTGATCTTTCATCCCGCCCGTGCAACACGATTAGTTCAACATAATGCCCTGTACAATCAGCAGCCCTCATTGGAAAATGTGATTGATAAAATCATCAACACCACCTTTAAGAGCGCAAACAAATCCGGCTACGAGGGCTTGTTGCAAATGACGGTTAACCATAGTGTGCTGAATAATCTGATCAAACTCAACAATAATCAAAATGCCTCGGCACAGGCGAGGGCCATTGCTTCCTTAAAAATCGATCAGTTAAAAACATGGCTAACGGAAAAAGTAAAAGCTACATCCAACGAAAGTTGGAAAGCGCATTATGCCTATGCATTAAGCTTAATTCAGGTGTTTCGTGAAAATCCGGAGAAGTACGAAGCCGAAAATTTACTAACACCACCACCGGGGCAGCCCATAGGGCAGCAGGAAGATTATTGCCGTTGGTAA